AAGATCAGCCAGCCGAACATGGCCTTGGTCAGCGCCACGCTCCAGGTCATCTCCTGGGCGACGTACAGAATGGAGTCGCCGACGCCGAGCATGGCCTCGTTGGCGAAGGGCAGCGAATCCCCCAGCGAGTAGAAAATGCCATAAAGATTGTTGAACACCACGTACGCGAAAGTGACCAGGGTCATGCCTGCAAGCAGGAACGCCACCAGCATTTCTTCCGCGTGATTCCAGACACGAACGACAGCGTGCATGGGTTATCTCCCTTGAAAGAGCGGTCGAGAAGCGAGCAATGGGACCGATGAAGTCCAGGCGGCATGTTGGCCACCGGCTTTCGCGCCGCAGACGCTGCCGCAGGCGATCCCACGGGAGCGCCCGCAACAGTCATGGGTCCTGGCTGCGCTTAGCTGCTTTGGTTGGCCTGTTCGGCGGCCTGGATCAGATCGACGCCAATGTCGCCTTCGAACTTCTTCCACACCGGGCGCATGGACTCACGCCACATCTCGCGCTGTTCAGGGGTAAGGATGATGATTTCGCTGGTGCCCGCGTCCACGATCCGCTGCCGGGAGGCCGCGTTCAGCACCTCGGCCTGCTTGTTCACCTCGACCGTGACCTCGGCCATCACCGCATCCAGGGTGCTGCGTACGTCTGCGGGCAAACCGTTCCAGAACTTGGTGTTGGTGATCACCATGTAGTCGATGGCGCCATGATCGGACTCGGTGAAGAACTTCTGCACCTCATACACGTTCTGGCTCTCGTAGTTCGACCAGGTGTTCTCGGTGCCATTGACCACGCCGGTCTGCAAACCCTGGTAGACCTCGGCAAAGCTCATCTTGCGCGGCGCGGCGCGCAGGGCCTTGAACTGCTCATCCAGAACCGCGGACGCCTGCACCCGGAACTTCAGGCCGCGGGCATCCTTGGGCTCGTACAACGCCTTGTTGGCAGACAACTGCTTCATGCCGTTGTGCCAATAACCCAGGCCGGTCAGGCCCTTGCCCTCCATGGATTTGAGCAGTGCCTGACCTTGCGGGCTCTGCTGGAAGCGGTCGAGCGCGTTGATGTCGTTGAACAGGAACGGCAAGTCGAAAATCTGGATCGGCTTGGAATAGTGCTCGAATTTGGCCAGCGACGGCGCCAGCAGTTGCACGTCTCCCAGCAGCAGCGCTTCCATTTCCTTGCCGTCACCGAACAACGAGGAGTTCGGATAGACCTCGACCTTGACCTGCCCGGGCAAACGCTCTTCAGCGAGTTTTTTGAACAGCAGTGCGCCCTGCCCCTTGGGCGTGTGCTCGGCGACGACGTGGGCGAACTTGATACTGATGGGGTCGGCAGCGCTCGCAAAACCTGCGAATAACGGGAATGCGCAGACCAACGCCTTTAGGGTGTGCTTGAACATGGGGACATACCTCTTGTTGTTATAAGTTTGGTAGTGCCTGGTGTTGCCTGAACTTCGTTTGTTGCAAATGCCGCGTGTCTCCCGACTCAGGCATACGGCGAACCGGCTCGCCGCAAAACTCGTCGGGCATGTTCGATCACCGGTGCATCGACCATTTGCCCGTCGACCACGAATACCCCGTCCCCGCTGGCGACCGCCGCCAGAACCCGCCGGGCCCGGTCGAGCTCTTCATGGCCGGGCATAAAGGTGTCGTGAATCAGTGCAACCTGACTGGGGTGGATGCACAGCAGGCCGCCAAAACCCATATCCCGGGCATCGGCAGCCATGCGGGTCATGCCTTCGCTGTTCTTGATGTCCGGGAATACGCTGTCCAGCGGCGGCGCCAGATGCGCCAGCGTGCTGTGAAGGAGAATGGCGTAGCGCGCCTGGTCGAGAATCCGTTGCGAAGCGTCTGTGC
This genomic stretch from Pseudomonas deceptionensis harbors:
- a CDS encoding TRAP transporter substrate-binding protein — protein: MFKHTLKALVCAFPLFAGFASAADPISIKFAHVVAEHTPKGQGALLFKKLAEERLPGQVKVEVYPNSSLFGDGKEMEALLLGDVQLLAPSLAKFEHYSKPIQIFDLPFLFNDINALDRFQQSPQGQALLKSMEGKGLTGLGYWHNGMKQLSANKALYEPKDARGLKFRVQASAVLDEQFKALRAAPRKMSFAEVYQGLQTGVVNGTENTWSNYESQNVYEVQKFFTESDHGAIDYMVITNTKFWNGLPADVRSTLDAVMAEVTVEVNKQAEVLNAASRQRIVDAGTSEIIILTPEQREMWRESMRPVWKKFEGDIGVDLIQAAEQANQSS